Proteins co-encoded in one Methylobacterium sp. WL1 genomic window:
- a CDS encoding alpha/beta fold hydrolase, which translates to MPHFERDGRRLHYELLGRGDPVMLIHGFTNAGWSWMNQVAALVFAGYSVIVPDLRGHGLSDPATDVTTVDDLTRDVIGLLDHLALERVSVCGLSLGGMIALTLALEQPQRIDRLVVANSRAAFNDTATADLVAGWVEMFCQPGGPLKRFQATWPVMLNAAYRQSSAGRATFATWCRLAERHNGSSLANVALGMRAFDVAGRLRTITHPTLVIAGEEDKLFPPAVAREVSNAVAGARFTVIPGAAHISSLDSAEAFNACLLDFLAD; encoded by the coding sequence ATGCCGCACTTCGAACGCGACGGACGCCGGCTGCACTACGAACTGCTGGGCCGGGGCGACCCGGTGATGCTGATCCACGGGTTCACAAACGCCGGCTGGTCTTGGATGAACCAGGTCGCCGCTTTGGTGTTCGCCGGCTACAGCGTGATCGTGCCCGATCTCCGCGGGCACGGCCTGTCGGATCCGGCAACCGACGTCACGACCGTGGACGATCTGACTCGAGACGTCATCGGGTTGCTCGACCATCTCGCGCTCGAGCGCGTCTCGGTCTGTGGGTTGTCGCTCGGGGGCATGATCGCGCTGACGCTCGCGCTCGAGCAGCCGCAGCGGATTGACCGGCTCGTCGTCGCGAACTCGCGGGCTGCGTTCAACGACACGGCGACGGCGGATCTTGTCGCCGGCTGGGTAGAAATGTTTTGTCAGCCGGGCGGGCCACTCAAGCGTTTTCAGGCGACGTGGCCTGTGATGCTCAATGCGGCGTACCGGCAGAGCTCGGCCGGACGAGCGACCTTCGCGACGTGGTGCCGCTTAGCCGAGCGACACAACGGATCCTCGCTCGCGAACGTTGCCCTCGGCATGCGCGCGTTCGACGTCGCCGGTCGCCTCCGGACCATTACGCATCCCACCCTGGTGATCGCGGGCGAGGAGGATAAGCTGTTTCCGCCCGCCGTCGCGCGCGAGGTCAGCAACGCCGTGGCCGGTGCGCGCTTCACGGTCATTCCTGGGGCGGCGCATATCTCGTCTCTCGACAGCGCGGAGGCGTTCAATGCCTGCCTGCTCGACTTCCTCGCCGATTGA
- a CDS encoding branched-chain amino acid ABC transporter permease has translation MTTALQYTLSGLAIGGIYALVALGFHIMWSAAKAVNFAHGDTLMIGAVIAVMGLDAGIPLPLACLLAVLAGGVFGVVLERLAVRPFIGANASIGWMLTTIAVGIMAESLATMQFGGFSRPLPSPGVARAISVFGAGVYPQELVIPAVAVLAMIGLHLMQRHTLVGRAMQALAHNRQAAALMGIDVDRIVMFSFGLAALLGAGAGVLVAPVIQASASMGVLLGLKGFAVAIIGGITSGPGVVVAGLAFGIMEKFVEGYVSTAAREIVGFSVMILVLLACPQGLFGRREIFKV, from the coding sequence ATGACGACCGCCCTGCAGTATACCCTCTCGGGCCTGGCGATCGGGGGCATCTACGCCTTGGTCGCGCTCGGCTTCCACATCATGTGGTCCGCTGCCAAGGCCGTGAACTTTGCCCACGGCGATACTCTGATGATCGGCGCCGTGATCGCCGTGATGGGCCTTGACGCCGGCATTCCGCTGCCGCTCGCCTGCCTACTGGCAGTTCTGGCGGGGGGAGTATTCGGCGTCGTGCTGGAGCGCCTTGCGGTGCGGCCATTCATCGGCGCTAACGCCTCGATCGGCTGGATGCTCACCACCATCGCGGTTGGCATCATGGCGGAGTCTCTCGCCACCATGCAGTTCGGCGGCTTCTCACGCCCGCTGCCCTCGCCTGGCGTCGCCCGAGCAATCTCGGTCTTCGGAGCGGGCGTCTATCCTCAGGAACTGGTGATCCCGGCCGTCGCAGTGCTGGCGATGATCGGCCTGCACCTGATGCAGCGGCACACGCTCGTAGGGCGTGCGATGCAGGCGCTCGCCCACAACCGCCAAGCCGCGGCCCTTATGGGCATCGACGTCGACCGGATCGTGATGTTCTCTTTCGGTCTTGCCGCCCTGCTTGGCGCTGGAGCGGGCGTACTCGTTGCCCCCGTGATCCAGGCTTCGGCCAGCATGGGCGTGCTCCTGGGTCTCAAGGGTTTCGCGGTCGCGATCATCGGCGGGATCACAAGCGGGCCAGGCGTCGTCGTGGCCGGCCTCGCTTTTGGCATCATGGAGAAGTTCGTCGAAGGCTACGTCTCGACGGCGGCCCGCGAGATCGTCGGCTTCAGCGTGATGATCTTGGTGCTGCTCGCCTGCCCTCAGGGCCTATTCGGTCGCCGGGAGATCTTCAAGGTATGA
- a CDS encoding branched-chain amino acid ABC transporter ATP-binding protein/permease encodes MKALHLLGFALFAAILVAVPFTSGNEYELRLFMLFLIYGLIAVGLNVLVGLTGLVSLGQAGLFALGSYAGAILAIRLGLDLVLASLGAAVVAGVFGAALAYPSVRVRGVYLAVVTIAFGLIVENVAIEWQGLTGGTTGLSGIPGPNLLGYPLSGYAFYAVLAVTLFLGTLATHNLKHSGYGRAMLAVSQSETAARSLGIGATGIRTLAFAVAAVTAGVAGSFYAFLNAYISPDIFTFSDSVRFLLMVILGGAASTFGPVLGAFILTYLPEVLQRFAEWQKFAYGALLLAVMFGLPGGILGTLGNVYARLRPGPRGVDPADGTSATAILAGRAPAALETNGLTVRFGGLTALDAATVRVAPGEIHALIGPNGAGKSTFINTISGFYRPSDGGVRLDGTELAGRKVHDIARRGLARTFQNTELFGQMTVLENVMVGGFHHLGYGLPSAILRTPRFHREEAACHAAAIGLLDFVGLADAANEQARYLPFGHQRRLEIARALATRPRLLLLDEPAAGLTTGEIDELEVMIRKIAGLGVSVLLIEHHVDLIMAVADTVTVLDYGQIIASDRPDIVQADPRVIEAYFGGPSTILSEEAA; translated from the coding sequence ATGAAGGCGCTCCACCTCCTCGGCTTCGCGCTATTCGCCGCGATCCTCGTCGCCGTGCCGTTCACCTCCGGCAACGAGTACGAGCTACGCCTGTTCATGCTGTTCCTGATCTACGGCTTGATCGCGGTCGGTCTGAACGTCCTGGTCGGCCTCACCGGCCTCGTTTCGCTCGGGCAGGCGGGACTGTTCGCACTTGGATCCTATGCCGGTGCGATCCTGGCGATCCGTCTCGGCCTGGACCTCGTGCTCGCGAGCCTTGGCGCTGCTGTCGTGGCGGGGGTCTTTGGCGCGGCGCTCGCTTATCCGAGCGTGCGCGTCCGCGGCGTCTATCTCGCCGTGGTGACGATCGCCTTCGGACTCATCGTCGAGAACGTCGCGATCGAGTGGCAGGGGCTGACCGGCGGCACCACCGGGCTCAGCGGCATCCCAGGCCCGAACCTACTCGGTTACCCCCTATCGGGTTACGCCTTCTACGCCGTGCTCGCAGTCACCCTCTTCCTAGGGACGCTCGCGACGCACAACCTGAAGCACTCTGGCTACGGCCGGGCGATGCTGGCTGTCTCTCAGAGTGAGACCGCGGCGCGCAGCCTCGGGATCGGCGCGACTGGCATCCGGACGCTTGCCTTCGCGGTCGCAGCTGTGACGGCGGGCGTGGCCGGCAGTTTCTATGCCTTCCTCAACGCCTACATCTCGCCCGACATTTTCACGTTCTCGGATTCCGTTCGCTTCCTGCTGATGGTAATCCTGGGCGGAGCAGCCTCGACCTTCGGGCCGGTGCTCGGGGCCTTCATCCTCACCTACCTGCCAGAGGTTCTGCAGCGCTTTGCGGAGTGGCAGAAGTTCGCCTACGGCGCGCTGCTCCTCGCCGTGATGTTCGGGCTGCCAGGCGGCATCCTCGGCACGCTCGGCAATGTCTACGCCCGGCTGCGCCCGGGTCCGCGCGGTGTCGACCCGGCTGACGGTACGTCCGCCACCGCGATCCTGGCTGGGCGTGCACCCGCCGCGCTGGAGACGAACGGTCTCACCGTCCGCTTCGGTGGCCTGACGGCTCTCGACGCGGCAACTGTCCGGGTCGCTCCCGGTGAGATCCACGCCTTGATCGGTCCGAACGGTGCCGGCAAGTCAACTTTCATCAACACGATCTCGGGTTTCTACCGGCCGAGCGACGGTGGTGTGCGTCTCGACGGCACCGAACTCGCCGGTCGGAAGGTCCACGACATCGCCCGGCGTGGCCTGGCCCGTACCTTCCAGAACACCGAACTGTTCGGACAGATGACGGTGCTGGAGAACGTTATGGTCGGCGGCTTCCATCATCTTGGCTACGGTTTGCCGAGCGCGATCCTGCGCACGCCCCGCTTCCACCGCGAAGAGGCTGCTTGCCACGCCGCAGCCATCGGCCTGCTCGACTTCGTCGGCCTCGCGGACGCGGCTAACGAGCAGGCGCGCTATCTGCCCTTTGGCCATCAACGCCGTCTGGAGATCGCCCGGGCGCTCGCCACACGACCCCGCCTGCTTCTCCTCGACGAGCCCGCCGCCGGCTTGACCACCGGGGAAATCGACGAGCTGGAGGTCATGATCCGCAAGATCGCCGGACTTGGCGTGTCGGTGCTGCTGATCGAGCACCACGTCGACCTGATCATGGCGGTCGCCGATACCGTGACGGTACTCGACTATGGTCAGATCATCGCGAGCGATCGGCCGGACATCGTGCAGGCCGATCCGCGGGTGATCGAGGCCTATTTCGGCGGCCCTTCCACCATCCTCAGCGAGGAGGCTGCTTGA
- a CDS encoding LysR substrate-binding domain-containing protein, protein MDLRQLRYFAQIAESGNVSRAAEVLRIAQPSLSQQMRNLEEELGIELLFRHARGVTPTELGLKFYEHARRILQEVERAKESVRSQSTSPSGRISVGLPTSACRGLSLPLHRAMAMALPNITLHIVEAMSGTLDEWIQSGRLDVALLYDHKAFEHVAWTEMMVEALMFVVPAAHPLAAQHEIKFEQVFKQNLPVVLPGRPNVLRVVIEQLGARHDVTPVATDCESLPAIAELVRAHAFATVMPHFALAAEIERGEMVAIPIVDPTPSWRLSVVVSQRTLNARGSEAVAEVLASVIGDLVERSIWRARLKPTDRTAPARSRA, encoded by the coding sequence ATGGATCTTCGTCAGCTTCGCTATTTCGCCCAGATCGCCGAGAGTGGAAATGTCTCTCGGGCCGCCGAGGTTTTGCGAATCGCACAGCCCTCTCTCAGCCAGCAGATGCGAAATCTAGAGGAGGAGCTCGGTATCGAGTTGCTGTTCCGGCATGCCCGGGGCGTTACACCGACAGAGCTGGGTCTTAAATTCTACGAGCATGCCCGACGTATCCTCCAGGAGGTCGAGCGAGCCAAAGAAAGCGTTCGCTCCCAATCGACGAGTCCGAGCGGGCGCATTTCGGTCGGACTGCCGACGTCGGCCTGCCGGGGCCTATCCCTGCCGTTGCATCGCGCGATGGCGATGGCATTGCCCAACATCACACTGCACATCGTCGAAGCCATGAGCGGTACGCTCGACGAGTGGATTCAATCCGGCCGCCTGGATGTGGCGCTGCTCTACGACCACAAGGCCTTCGAGCACGTGGCTTGGACCGAAATGATGGTCGAGGCTCTGATGTTCGTCGTCCCGGCAGCCCACCCGCTGGCGGCGCAGCATGAAATCAAATTCGAACAGGTCTTCAAGCAGAACTTACCTGTCGTACTTCCAGGGCGGCCGAACGTCCTTCGGGTCGTGATTGAGCAGCTTGGGGCCCGCCACGACGTCACACCGGTTGCTACGGATTGCGAGAGCTTGCCAGCGATCGCAGAGCTGGTGCGAGCTCACGCGTTTGCGACTGTCATGCCGCACTTCGCATTGGCTGCGGAGATCGAGCGCGGAGAGATGGTTGCTATCCCGATCGTAGATCCGACCCCATCCTGGCGGCTCTCCGTGGTCGTCTCTCAGCGGACTCTCAACGCCCGCGGCAGCGAGGCTGTCGCCGAAGTTCTGGCGAGCGTGATCGGAGATTTGGTCGAGCGCTCCATCTGGCGTGCCCGGCTTAAACCAACGGACCGTACCGCGCCTGCACGCAGTCGTGCGTAA
- a CDS encoding cyclase family protein, translated as MPQRVVDLSLLIEDNMPAHKLFQRPVLTTHLSHESSAALGLGVPGDAMTFQTNFIAMLDHVGTHVDAFLHVNPNGQPVDEMPLEMFMGKAVCFDLRHIPDLGDITVADMEAAEAKSGVKIDGHIVLLCTGFHARNYPGPDSVWKNPLLTAEATKWLHARGSKMQGVEGPSTDKPSDNIFAQHRLCRDLGMSHWEWLVNLEELLGKGEVQFFGVPLKFKGGSGSPVRAFAIVND; from the coding sequence ATGCCCCAGCGCGTCGTCGACCTGAGCCTCCTGATCGAGGACAACATGCCGGCCCACAAGCTCTTTCAGAGGCCGGTGCTCACCACCCATCTCAGCCACGAGAGCTCCGCTGCCCTTGGACTCGGCGTCCCCGGCGACGCAATGACGTTCCAGACGAACTTCATCGCGATGCTCGACCATGTCGGCACGCACGTCGATGCGTTCCTCCACGTGAACCCGAACGGCCAACCGGTCGACGAGATGCCGCTTGAGATGTTCATGGGAAAGGCGGTGTGCTTCGACCTGCGCCACATCCCCGACCTCGGCGACATCACGGTCGCCGATATGGAGGCGGCTGAGGCCAAGAGCGGCGTGAAGATCGACGGTCACATCGTCCTGCTCTGCACCGGCTTCCACGCTCGCAACTACCCGGGGCCCGACTCGGTCTGGAAGAACCCGCTGCTCACCGCGGAGGCAACCAAGTGGCTGCACGCGCGTGGCTCGAAGATGCAAGGCGTCGAGGGTCCCTCCACCGACAAGCCGAGTGACAACATTTTCGCCCAGCACCGTCTGTGCCGAGACCTCGGCATGAGCCATTGGGAGTGGCTGGTGAACCTGGAGGAACTCCTGGGCAAGGGCGAGGTCCAGTTCTTCGGCGTGCCCCTGAAGTTCAAGGGCGGGTCCGGCTCGCCGGTACGCGCCTTCGCCATCGTCAACGACTGA
- a CDS encoding substrate-binding domain-containing protein, translating to MRRAQLLSIACCTTVLSTPAAAADIRVLATGVYASSLRDLIALFERQTGDQLVLTITNAGGVLAKLAAHEDADVVMTASAGVDTLAARGDVRAETKVEVARTRLGAAVKSGTALPDLTGEAGFRETLLAAPTVAYIDPRGGGTSGAFFDVMLTRLGVIDAVHAKAVLCATGAEVAAAVASGRATIGLTQASELIDAPGVAFAGFLPDALNASTPYAAAVTTRTQVQRSARAFIAFVTGPTGSARLKQAGWNVPPH from the coding sequence ATGCGCCGAGCTCAGCTTCTGTCGATCGCTTGCTGTACGACCGTGCTGAGCACGCCCGCGGCGGCCGCCGACATCCGCGTGCTCGCAACGGGCGTCTACGCGTCGAGCCTGCGCGACCTCATCGCGTTGTTCGAACGGCAGACCGGCGACCAACTCGTCCTGACGATCACCAATGCGGGCGGCGTCCTCGCCAAGCTTGCCGCGCACGAAGACGCCGACGTGGTCATGACCGCCTCGGCCGGCGTCGACACGCTCGCCGCGCGCGGGGACGTTCGCGCGGAGACCAAGGTCGAAGTCGCACGCACGCGGCTCGGCGCCGCCGTCAAGTCTGGGACCGCTCTCCCCGACCTGACGGGCGAGGCGGGTTTTCGTGAGACGCTCCTCGCGGCACCCACCGTGGCCTACATCGATCCGAGGGGTGGTGGCACGTCGGGCGCCTTCTTCGACGTGATGTTGACGCGACTCGGGGTCATCGATGCGGTGCACGCGAAGGCCGTTCTCTGCGCCACCGGAGCCGAGGTCGCCGCAGCCGTCGCATCGGGCAGGGCGACGATCGGCCTGACACAAGCCAGCGAACTCATTGACGCACCCGGAGTGGCGTTCGCGGGCTTCCTGCCCGACGCCCTCAACGCGAGTACGCCCTACGCCGCCGCCGTCACGACGCGGACTCAGGTCCAGCGTTCGGCACGGGCCTTCATCGCCTTCGTGACGGGACCGACCGGCAGCGCCCGGCTGAAGCAAGCGGGTTGGAACGTCCCACCGCACTGA
- a CDS encoding ABC transporter substrate-binding protein has protein sequence MDAHKYLRGLSLAAPLILMIPDAALAQQEPCIGNSAAITGPAAFGGQAIKMGAEIAIDEINAKGGVLGKPLRFVQYDDAGAPPRGVDNTRRIALADKCVVVLGGYHSTVSVAQVEPVHAIGIPFVGVLAANTQAIENGRSPNYMFRVSAKDKWVARFLVEQAAKVSKSGKIAFFYENTGWGNGAVPDVKAAIAKAGKELVATETFNWNDQDMTPQAIRARDAGADVALFWALDREGNQLVRSMDKVGYKPTIIGAWGIAGNLGELAGPLANGIEVVQTYSFMGDLDPKGQALWQKVQAKYGLKDPSQIKMGSGIANTYDAVHIVAQAIEKAGAYDWKKVREALYQVKYDGLVAKYDPAFDASDPERQDAILPSYYKLTVWSDGKLLPIGQTPYGKTN, from the coding sequence ATGGATGCGCACAAGTATTTGCGCGGCCTCTCTCTGGCTGCCCCATTAATACTCATGATCCCGGATGCGGCCCTGGCGCAGCAGGAGCCGTGTATCGGCAACTCTGCAGCGATAACTGGTCCTGCGGCCTTCGGTGGACAGGCCATCAAGATGGGTGCCGAGATCGCCATCGACGAGATCAACGCTAAGGGCGGCGTTCTGGGCAAGCCGTTGCGCTTCGTACAGTACGACGATGCGGGCGCTCCGCCCCGCGGCGTCGACAACACTCGCCGCATCGCACTCGCTGACAAATGCGTGGTGGTTCTAGGCGGCTACCACTCTACCGTCTCGGTGGCGCAGGTCGAGCCAGTCCATGCCATCGGCATCCCGTTCGTCGGAGTGCTGGCCGCCAACACCCAGGCGATCGAGAACGGTCGCAGCCCGAACTACATGTTCCGCGTCTCAGCCAAGGACAAATGGGTCGCCCGCTTCCTGGTGGAACAGGCAGCGAAAGTTTCGAAGAGTGGCAAGATCGCGTTCTTCTACGAGAATACAGGTTGGGGCAACGGTGCGGTGCCGGATGTCAAGGCGGCGATCGCCAAGGCCGGCAAGGAGCTCGTCGCTACCGAGACCTTCAATTGGAACGATCAGGACATGACCCCGCAGGCGATCCGCGCACGGGACGCGGGCGCGGATGTGGCCCTCTTCTGGGCTCTCGACCGCGAGGGCAATCAGCTGGTCCGCTCGATGGACAAGGTCGGCTACAAACCCACCATCATCGGCGCCTGGGGCATCGCCGGCAATCTCGGCGAGCTTGCTGGCCCACTCGCTAACGGCATCGAGGTTGTCCAGACCTACAGCTTCATGGGTGACCTCGACCCGAAGGGTCAGGCGCTCTGGCAGAAGGTTCAAGCCAAGTACGGCCTGAAGGATCCCTCGCAGATCAAGATGGGCTCCGGCATCGCCAATACCTACGACGCAGTCCACATCGTGGCTCAGGCGATCGAAAAAGCTGGCGCTTATGATTGGAAAAAGGTCCGCGAAGCTCTCTACCAAGTCAAGTACGACGGCTTAGTCGCCAAGTACGACCCCGCCTTCGACGCCTCCGACCCAGAGCGGCAGGACGCGATCTTGCCGAGCTACTACAAGCTGACCGTCTGGTCCGATGGCAAGCTGCTGCCGATCGGACAGACCCCCTACGGTAAGACGAACTGA
- a CDS encoding amidase family protein — MTAEFDFMTALELRRLVATRAVSPVELTARALSLAESSQATLNAFCHLMPDEARAAARRSEEAVMRGGVLGLLHGLPVSVKDLIAVAGAPYASGSRAMAGNIAAADAPSVERLRAAGAIIIGKTTTSEFGAKPVGDSPLTGITRHPWNLEKTPGGSSAGAAASVAAGITPFAVGTDGGGSLRIPASLTGLVGLKAQFGRVPVWPTSATPTLAHVGSLARNVVDAALLTTAISGHDPRDPFAVAGPVPDLLGAAQASVAGLRVAWSATLGYARPDPEVAAIARTAALALADQGAVVEEIDTVFETDPADLWTAEFYAGIGTRLRGILETRRDLLDPAVADVLDAALAQEMRGYYETVFARYALRDRMVRFFADHDVLLSPTLPISSLEAGRNIPEGLGDRSLVSWAFYTYPFNLTGQPAASVCAGLAADGMPVGLQIVGSTLGEADVVRTAAAIERTQPPGYNIRPNQGW, encoded by the coding sequence ATGACGGCCGAATTCGACTTCATGACCGCGCTCGAGTTGCGCCGGCTCGTCGCGACGCGCGCGGTCTCGCCGGTCGAGCTGACTGCGCGAGCCCTCTCGCTGGCAGAGTCCAGCCAAGCGACGCTAAATGCCTTCTGCCACCTGATGCCGGACGAGGCCCGCGCCGCCGCCCGGCGGTCCGAGGAGGCGGTGATGCGCGGCGGAGTCCTCGGGCTCCTCCATGGTCTACCGGTCTCGGTGAAGGATCTGATCGCGGTAGCAGGCGCGCCCTATGCTTCGGGCTCGCGCGCCATGGCGGGCAATATTGCGGCCGCTGATGCCCCCTCCGTCGAGCGGCTGCGGGCTGCCGGTGCGATCATCATCGGCAAGACCACGACAAGTGAATTTGGGGCCAAGCCGGTGGGCGACTCGCCGCTCACCGGAATCACCCGACATCCCTGGAATCTCGAAAAGACGCCTGGCGGATCGAGCGCCGGCGCGGCCGCCTCGGTGGCGGCCGGGATCACGCCGTTTGCCGTGGGGACGGACGGCGGCGGATCCTTGCGCATCCCGGCCTCGCTCACCGGGCTCGTAGGACTCAAGGCCCAGTTCGGGCGCGTGCCGGTCTGGCCAACATCGGCGACGCCGACGCTGGCCCATGTAGGCTCCCTCGCACGCAACGTGGTCGATGCAGCCCTGCTGACGACAGCGATATCCGGCCACGACCCGCGCGATCCCTTCGCGGTGGCTGGCCCGGTGCCCGATCTTCTCGGCGCTGCGCAAGCTTCAGTGGCCGGCCTGCGCGTCGCCTGGAGCGCGACCCTCGGCTACGCCCGTCCCGATCCGGAGGTCGCCGCGATCGCCCGCACGGCCGCCCTGGCGCTCGCCGACCAGGGCGCGGTGGTCGAGGAGATCGACACCGTCTTCGAGACCGACCCGGCAGATCTCTGGACCGCGGAATTCTACGCCGGCATCGGGACCAGGCTGCGCGGCATCCTCGAGACCCGCCGCGACCTGCTCGATCCGGCGGTCGCCGACGTGCTCGACGCCGCACTCGCCCAGGAGATGCGTGGGTACTACGAGACAGTTTTCGCGCGCTACGCGCTGCGCGACCGCATGGTCCGCTTCTTTGCGGACCATGACGTCCTGCTCTCGCCGACCCTGCCGATCTCGTCCCTGGAGGCCGGCCGGAACATCCCCGAGGGGCTCGGTGACCGCAGCCTCGTCTCCTGGGCGTTCTACACTTATCCCTTCAACCTCACTGGTCAGCCTGCGGCCTCCGTCTGCGCGGGCCTTGCCGCGGACGGTATGCCGGTCGGTCTCCAGATCGTCGGCAGCACTCTGGGCGAGGCCGACGTGGTGCGGACGGCTGCGGCGATCGAGCGAACGCAGCCGCCGGGCTACAACATCAGACCAAACCAAGGCTGGTGA
- a CDS encoding MFS transporter: MMTQVQAGQLLESLDRSDFTAKHWRMYVTAALGHLFDGFDINMMGFALPGIVAAFTLSPAEAGVLASSVFIGMLIGSTCVGFLADRFGRKWTMVGSIAAYCVLSCAVAFAWSHDSLLVLRILQGIGLGAEVPLVFTYLSEFIPARRRGLMLASTVAFWQGSSFVAAMVALLVIPAFTWRGMFIAGAVPGLVLIVLWALLPESVRFLIARGRLDEADRIVDGLSTVDPRTLPPTVHRPPAEPARLSTILRGGYFRPTASIWLMQLTGGAVFFAVAIWLPSIFARMGFPVVKSFAFTGLIAGTGALGNIAGGLLLDRWGRRTTVPVFLCVGGLLMFAWGQATESWSILGLGALTAFFASGGAGGPLFAYTSEVYPTRYRAVGTGWAAAWQRIGGIVAAPALGWMLGNGAPNYAFFTALGMLLLIGGVGGYLLGYETRGKSLEAVTAELSGMTGQV; encoded by the coding sequence ATGATGACACAAGTACAAGCGGGCCAGTTGCTTGAGAGCCTCGACCGGTCGGATTTCACGGCGAAGCACTGGCGCATGTACGTGACCGCCGCGCTCGGCCATTTGTTCGACGGCTTCGACATCAACATGATGGGCTTCGCGCTGCCCGGCATCGTCGCGGCCTTCACGCTGAGCCCGGCCGAGGCCGGCGTCCTGGCTTCCAGCGTCTTCATCGGCATGCTGATCGGCTCGACCTGTGTCGGCTTCCTCGCCGATCGGTTCGGGCGCAAATGGACGATGGTCGGCTCGATCGCTGCCTACTGCGTCCTCAGCTGCGCCGTCGCGTTCGCCTGGAGCCATGACTCGCTTCTGGTGCTGCGGATCCTTCAGGGCATCGGACTGGGCGCGGAGGTGCCGCTCGTGTTCACGTACCTCTCCGAATTCATCCCGGCCCGCCGACGCGGGCTCATGCTTGCCTCGACCGTTGCGTTTTGGCAGGGCTCAAGCTTCGTCGCGGCGATGGTCGCCCTCCTCGTCATCCCGGCGTTCACGTGGCGGGGGATGTTCATCGCGGGAGCCGTTCCCGGCCTCGTACTGATCGTGCTCTGGGCGCTTCTGCCCGAGTCCGTTCGCTTCCTCATCGCTCGCGGTCGCCTCGACGAAGCCGACCGCATCGTTGACGGCCTCAGCACCGTCGACCCACGGACGCTGCCGCCGACCGTCCATCGACCGCCGGCCGAGCCGGCGCGCCTGAGCACGATCCTGCGCGGCGGCTACTTCCGACCGACCGCGAGCATCTGGTTGATGCAACTCACCGGCGGGGCGGTGTTCTTCGCTGTGGCGATCTGGCTACCGTCGATCTTCGCGCGAATGGGCTTTCCGGTCGTGAAGAGCTTCGCCTTCACCGGCCTGATTGCGGGGACGGGCGCGCTGGGCAACATCGCGGGCGGCCTGCTGCTGGATCGCTGGGGGCGTCGCACGACCGTCCCGGTGTTCCTGTGCGTCGGTGGTCTCCTCATGTTTGCTTGGGGGCAGGCCACCGAGTCCTGGTCGATCCTTGGGCTCGGCGCGCTGACGGCGTTCTTCGCCTCGGGCGGTGCGGGCGGACCACTCTTCGCCTACACGAGCGAGGTCTACCCGACGCGGTACCGCGCCGTCGGGACGGGCTGGGCCGCGGCCTGGCAGCGGATCGGGGGGATCGTCGCGGCGCCGGCGCTCGGATGGATGCTGGGTAACGGCGCACCCAATTACGCCTTCTTCACCGCCCTGGGCATGCTGCTGCTGATCGGAGGCGTCGGGGGCTACCTCCTCGGCTACGAGACCCGCGGTAAATCGCTGGAAGCGGTCACGGCGGAACTCTCCGGTATGACAGGTCAGGTCTGA
- a CDS encoding ABC transporter ATP-binding protein has product MTDAPLLSVDDLEVRYGAVTALRGASLSVRRGQLVAVIGNNGAGKTSLMRGLTGLVRPSAGRVLFKGEEITRLPAHAKVARGLVMVPEGRLIFPDQTVEDNLILGAYAHGGLKTMRSKETLERSLALFPRLRERLRQPAGSMSGGEQQMLAIARGLMAEPDLLVIDELSLGLAPRIVEQLIGVLRDLNRQGLTILLVEQLASYALAIADHAFVVAQGRVVRDGPSVLLARDPEVMETFLGKKKAA; this is encoded by the coding sequence ATGACCGACGCTCCCCTTCTCTCGGTCGATGACCTGGAGGTGCGATACGGCGCGGTCACCGCGCTGCGCGGCGCCAGCTTGAGCGTACGCCGCGGCCAGCTCGTCGCTGTGATCGGCAACAATGGGGCCGGCAAGACTTCCCTGATGCGCGGCCTCACCGGGCTTGTGCGGCCGAGCGCCGGGCGTGTCCTGTTCAAGGGTGAGGAGATCACGCGGCTTCCCGCCCACGCCAAGGTGGCCCGTGGTCTCGTGATGGTGCCGGAGGGGCGGCTGATCTTCCCCGACCAAACGGTCGAGGACAACCTCATCCTGGGCGCCTATGCTCACGGCGGTCTGAAGACGATGCGGTCGAAGGAGACCCTGGAACGGTCGCTCGCCCTGTTTCCGCGGCTGCGTGAGCGTCTTCGTCAGCCCGCAGGCAGCATGTCGGGCGGGGAGCAGCAAATGCTGGCCATCGCCCGCGGCTTGATGGCCGAGCCCGACCTCCTCGTCATCGACGAACTCTCGCTCGGCCTCGCCCCCCGGATCGTCGAGCAACTGATCGGCGTCCTGCGCGACCTCAACCGGCAGGGCCTCACCATTCTTCTCGTCGAGCAGCTTGCATCCTACGCGCTCGCCATCGCCGACCACGCCTTCGTGGTGGCACAGGGGCGCGTGGTGCGGGACGGCCCGAGCGTGCTTCTCGCCCGCGATCCGGAGGTCATGGAAACCTTCCTCGGCAAGAAGAAGGCCGCCTGA